TGAAGGGCATGCGCGCCATGCAGTCCAAGGCCGAGCGCGCGGCCCCGGTGTCCGCCATGGCCGAGGCGCGCCTGGTGCACATGGTGGGCAAACACCACCGCCTCGAGGAGCAGCTCGCCAAGTTCACCGGCCAGGACGGCGGCCACGGGCGCGACGATAGAGCAGACGCCTTCGCCTGGCCCATCTACCTGTACGTGTGCCCGAAGCGGCAGAACGCCGGTGTGGCGGGGCGTCCCGCCGAGGCCCAGGACGAGAGCGGAGACGAGGAGTAGCGCCGCGCCCCTTCTCGGCGGCATGGCCTCCCTCCGCACCCGCCTCAAGGCCGCCCTGACAGGCCTGCTGCTCGGCCCCAACACCGGGCGCCCGCTCGTCCACGCCATTCCGCTCCTCCCCTTCTCCCCGCGACGCGGCTCCCGCGCGGTGCTCCTCGCCTACCGGGAGAATGCGTGGCTGCGCGCGGTAGTGGACACGGTGGCCGAGGCCACGGCCACGCCGCGCTGGCGCGTCTTCAAGCCCGTCACCGCCAAGGGCAAGGCGCTCGCCGTCTCCTGCAAGGCATTGGGCAGCGGGGCGCGCACCCGGGACGGGAGGCTGGAGCGGCACAAGGCGCTGTCCCGGGGTCTCGAGCGCGGGGATCTGGTGGAGTGCGAGAGCCACGAGCTGCTCAACATCCTGGAGTCCCCCCACCCGGAATTCACCGGCCGGGCCCTGCGCAAGCTTCAGCAGGTGCACCTGGACCTGGTGGGAGAAACCTTCCTCTGGCTGCGCCGCACCCTGGACGGCGAGCGGCGCGTGGCGGGCTACGAGGTGGTGCCGCCCCACTGCGTGCACCAGACGCCCACCGACACGGGCACCCACTACGTCCTCACTTACAACCGATTCTCCGGCTCGGTGCTCGCGCCCGAGGTGCTCTGGCTGCGGCACCTGGATCCGGAGAACCCCTATGGCCGCGGGACGGGCCGGGGCCTCGCGCTGGGGGACGAGCTGGACACGGCCGAGAGTATTCAACGCGCGCGAAAGGCGACCTTCGTCCGGGGCGGCCTGCCGGCAGCGGTGGTGGGAGTGGACGAGGGCCCCGCCGGGGACGACAAGGCCGACGAGCTCCAGGCCGAGTACGACGAGAAATTCCAGAAGCCGGAGTCCGCCGGCCGCGTCTGGTTCGTCAACGGCAAGGTGTCCCTGTCGCAGATTCAGCAGGACTTCCGCGCGCTGCAAATGGACGAGGCGGAGAAAGGCCTGCGCGACTACACGCGGCAGACATACAACGTCTCACCCGAACTCATGGGGGACCTGACGTCCGCCAACCGCTCCACCTCGGAGGAGGCCAAGTACACCCTGGCCGAGTACGCAGTGCTGCCCCGGCTGGAGTTCCAGCGCACGGAGTACCAGCTGCGCCTGATCCCCCTCGTGGACGAGGACGCCATCCTCGACTACGAGGACCCGCGCCCCCAGAGCTGGGAGCGCACGCTCCAGGTCATGACGGGCGCCTTCAACGAGGGCTTCACCTGGAATGAGGTGCGCGCCTTCGGAGGCTATCCCCCGGATCCGAAGCTCGCCGGCAGGCGGCCGCGCCCCCTCCCCGGTGCCCAGCCCGTCCAGGACGCGCCCCAGGAGCCGCGCAACCCGCCGCCCCCGCGCGGGCCTGCGGCGGATTGAGTGGGCGTCGGAGCTGAGCGGTCAGGAGAGGCCCCGACACCGGATCAACCACGGTTAAGAGAGGAGCACGCAGTAGAGGCGATCGCCCCTCCCCGACCGAATACCCCTGAATCCTATTCAATTCGGAACTGCTGGTTTCCACCACCGTGCCGCGGATACTGAACGACACGCGCCAGCGGGTCGTGCGACGCACCAGCGACATCCAAAACTTGCAAACTGTGCTTAGCCCTAATCGCGTGATAACCATTACCCAGGTCTTCGATACGAAATTGCTGATGGTCCCCACCGTGACATGGATACTGGACGACGTGAGTCATTGGCTCGTAGTACCCACCCAGCACATCCAGACACAGCCCACTGTGCATGGCCCTGATCGTGTGGTAACCATTACCCAGGTCCTCAATGAGGAACCGCTGATGATCCCCGCCGTGGCATGGATACTGGACGAGTTCCGTAAATGGATCGCGGGACCCACCCAGCACATCCAGGCACTGCCAGCTATGCTGAGCTACAAGTCTAACGATCCTACCAATCGAACTCAGATCGGCGATCGGCTTGTCGCTGTTCGAGAGCTGTGCTTCGTCACCCAGGAGCTGTAATTCACTTGGGTCAAGCGCGACTCCTCCACAGCCGATTGTGGCGAGCAGTACCGAATTCGACACCACACGGCGAAAAAGCTCTGCCTTCGTCCAGATGCTAGATTTCATGGGAGGGTTGCCTTTGGGTCATCGGGGGGGCGCTAACAGCCTCCTCAATATTCAGAGTTCGCGTGGCTGCGGCAACGTGGTCTGAAGTCGCGTGACATGGTGGAGGAAGAACACTTGGGGTCTGTTTCAGGTGACCCACCCCTTCTCTCCGGCCATGAAGCCGAGAGCCACTCTCCCAGCCGACAGCGTCATCAAGTCCCTGGGTCACCTGGTGCAGAAGTCCGAGGGCGGCAAGCCCGTCTTCCGCATCAGCACCCAGGTGCTGGACAGGCACCGCGATCGCGTCCGCCCCAACAGCCTGAAGACGGAGGCCTACGAGGGCAACCCCGTCCTGCTGTGGAACCACGACGACTGCGAGCCTGCGGTGGGCACCGCTCGTGTCTTCCGCGAGGGCGACGAGTGGTTCATGGAGCCCACCTTCGACGAGGTGGACGAGCTGTCCAAGACCGTGTCGGCGAAGGTGAAGGCCGGCACGCTGCGCACCTGCAGCATCCGCTTCCGCATCCTCCGGTACGAGCCCAACGCCGAGGGTGGGCTCGACTACGAGGAGGTGGAGCTGCTCGAGGTGTCGATCGTCAACATCCCCGCCAACCCGGAGGCACACCGCGTGAAGAGCCAGCAGCCGAAGCAGAAGAACGACACCCCGCCCCCCGCCGAGGAGACGCCCGCCAAGGCGCTCGAGCCGGCAGACCTGGATGCCATCAAGGCTGCCGTCGCCGAGGTGCTCCAGCCCGTGTTGGAGAAGCTGGACGCGCTCGCGGCCGCGAGCTCCAAGTCCGAGGGCGGAGAGGAGACGGACACTGACGAGGCGGGAGACGAGGAGGAGAAGAACGAGGAGGGCATGGAGATGACGCCCGAGGAGGCGGAGGAGATGAAGGCCTTCTTCAACCCCACCCCGAAGAAGAAGTGAGCCGCCTCTTCTCCCGGCCAAGCCCCTGGGCCCGCCCGCGCGGGCCACTTCCCCACGGAGTCACCCCATGAAGTTCCCCGCTGCCCTCCAGCGTGTCATCGCCGGCGAAGTCGCCAAGGCAGTGGCCGCCCAGGAGGCCACCCGTACCCGCACCACCCCGGCAGACACCACCGGGAAGGGCGCCGCCGGCAAGCCGGATCTGCGCACCGCCATTGGCCTGCGCATGAAGTCGCTGTGGATGCACCACCCCATGCACGCCGCCAAGTCGGACGCGTCTACCCAGGCGTGGGTGAAGAAGTCCGCCAGCGCCTTCGAGAGCGTCTTCGGCCAGGGCGGCTCGCTCCTCGCCCAGGAGTACTCCTCGGAGATCATCGAGCTGCTGCGCCCACGCACGGTGCTGCTGCGCGCTGGCGCGCGCAAGGAGACGTACAACGGTAAGCTGAACATCGGCCGACTCAATGGCGGCGCAGTGGCCGAGTTCGTCGCCGAGGGCCAGGCGCCCAAGACGAGCAAGGTGGA
Above is a window of Cystobacter fuscus DNA encoding:
- a CDS encoding phage portal protein, with product MASLRTRLKAALTGLLLGPNTGRPLVHAIPLLPFSPRRGSRAVLLAYRENAWLRAVVDTVAEATATPRWRVFKPVTAKGKALAVSCKALGSGARTRDGRLERHKALSRGLERGDLVECESHELLNILESPHPEFTGRALRKLQQVHLDLVGETFLWLRRTLDGERRVAGYEVVPPHCVHQTPTDTGTHYVLTYNRFSGSVLAPEVLWLRHLDPENPYGRGTGRGLALGDELDTAESIQRARKATFVRGGLPAAVVGVDEGPAGDDKADELQAEYDEKFQKPESAGRVWFVNGKVSLSQIQQDFRALQMDEAEKGLRDYTRQTYNVSPELMGDLTSANRSTSEEAKYTLAEYAVLPRLEFQRTEYQLRLIPLVDEDAILDYEDPRPQSWERTLQVMTGAFNEGFTWNEVRAFGGYPPDPKLAGRRPRPLPGAQPVQDAPQEPRNPPPPRGPAAD
- a CDS encoding RICIN domain-containing protein, whose product is MKSSIWTKAELFRRVVSNSVLLATIGCGGVALDPSELQLLGDEAQLSNSDKPIADLSSIGRIVRLVAQHSWQCLDVLGGSRDPFTELVQYPCHGGDHQRFLIEDLGNGYHTIRAMHSGLCLDVLGGYYEPMTHVVQYPCHGGDHQQFRIEDLGNGYHAIRAKHSLQVLDVAGASHDPLARVVQYPRHGGGNQQFRIE
- a CDS encoding HK97 family phage prohead protease, coding for MTHPFSPAMKPRATLPADSVIKSLGHLVQKSEGGKPVFRISTQVLDRHRDRVRPNSLKTEAYEGNPVLLWNHDDCEPAVGTARVFREGDEWFMEPTFDEVDELSKTVSAKVKAGTLRTCSIRFRILRYEPNAEGGLDYEEVELLEVSIVNIPANPEAHRVKSQQPKQKNDTPPPAEETPAKALEPADLDAIKAAVAEVLQPVLEKLDALAAASSKSEGGEETDTDEAGDEEEKNEEGMEMTPEEAEEMKAFFNPTPKKK